From one Effusibacillus lacus genomic stretch:
- a CDS encoding TIGR02677 family protein produces the protein MNRRQTRELWTKPVPETKYLNAENVARYRLILRLFYENHSKLRYWLKAEEVYAGVMSWGLLDDYSLEQCQRDLETLVEWKNLTSRHDGGRATTIEEYLRKRFRYQMTPYTIEIERMLENLENIQGYGGSLEPTLLERLLGYIKRVRDIPEWPEGEALQLWRDLQNSFRQLHENASDYLASLQTGRAEELMLTEQFLVFKDTLTHYLRNFVIGLQRHGGQMEAILQETDPEVWQAFLHAVVTDEARMPSLEESITVEERMDRRREEWSIFVQWFTGNGHEPSDVIFLERATKDSIAKMLKYALAIQEKYKWGISRKRELDYLGQWFLSLDDVEEAHRLGAYTFGLYRTRHFQGEGERTSDSADLSMWDEMPVIRELKSRSRVQRKAGSTEAVRDRKEQQERARQAFLAGKASEDEILRKWVAMGEFSMSQLERLTLPERKFLLLWIGRCMASRSRKIRTPDGLEIRLQEPENGQRAKLVFEDGVLDLPDFRMFLKEVTAQ, from the coding sequence GTGAACCGACGACAAACAAGGGAACTGTGGACGAAGCCGGTACCGGAGACCAAATATCTGAACGCGGAAAATGTGGCCCGTTACCGGTTGATTCTCCGGCTTTTCTATGAAAATCACAGCAAGTTGAGATATTGGCTGAAAGCCGAAGAAGTCTATGCCGGCGTAATGAGTTGGGGGCTGCTGGACGATTACTCTCTGGAACAGTGTCAAAGGGACTTGGAAACACTGGTCGAATGGAAAAATCTGACCAGTCGTCATGACGGCGGCAGGGCGACAACCATCGAAGAGTACCTGCGCAAGCGATTCCGATATCAAATGACGCCTTACACCATCGAAATCGAGCGGATGCTGGAGAATCTGGAAAACATTCAGGGCTATGGAGGCTCGCTGGAGCCCACTCTTCTGGAACGTTTACTGGGTTATATCAAACGGGTTCGGGATATACCGGAATGGCCGGAAGGGGAAGCCTTGCAGCTGTGGCGGGATTTGCAAAACTCGTTTCGCCAACTGCATGAAAACGCATCCGATTATTTGGCGAGCCTGCAAACCGGGAGAGCGGAAGAGTTGATGCTAACGGAGCAGTTTCTGGTCTTTAAGGACACATTGACTCACTATCTGCGTAATTTTGTCATCGGGCTGCAGCGCCACGGAGGACAGATGGAGGCAATCCTGCAGGAGACAGACCCCGAAGTCTGGCAGGCTTTTCTTCATGCGGTTGTGACCGATGAAGCAAGGATGCCGTCGTTGGAAGAGTCAATTACGGTTGAAGAACGGATGGATCGCCGTCGGGAGGAGTGGTCCATCTTCGTTCAGTGGTTCACGGGAAACGGGCATGAGCCAAGCGACGTGATTTTTCTGGAACGGGCGACCAAAGACAGCATTGCCAAAATGCTCAAGTATGCGTTGGCGATTCAGGAAAAATACAAGTGGGGAATCAGCCGCAAACGGGAACTGGATTACTTGGGGCAGTGGTTTTTGAGTTTGGACGACGTTGAGGAGGCTCATCGACTTGGTGCTTACACGTTTGGTCTCTATCGAACGCGGCATTTCCAGGGAGAAGGGGAGCGAACCTCCGATTCGGCCGATCTGTCCATGTGGGACGAGATGCCTGTCATTCGGGAGTTAAAATCGCGCAGCCGGGTTCAAAGAAAAGCGGGGTCGACCGAAGCGGTCCGCGATCGGAAAGAGCAGCAGGAAAGAGCCAGGCAGGCGTTTCTTGCGGGAAAAGCGTCTGAGGACGAGATTTTGCGAAAATGGGTCGCGATGGGCGAATTCTCCATGAGTCAGTTGGAGCGGCTGACCCTGCCGGAACGCAAGTTCCTGTTACTATGGATCGGCCGGTGCATGGCAAGCCGGTCGCGAAAAATCCGGACACCGGACGGATTGGAAATTCGCCTGCAGGAACCCGAAAACGGACAACGGGCAAAATTGGTCTTTGAAGATGGAGTGTTGGATTTGCCTGATTTCCGAATGTTTCTAAAAGAGGTGACCGCACAGTGA
- a CDS encoding TIGR02678 family protein, which produces MRRIRKMAGGTQERLRAELQQAAQALLNRPWITKRKDPEMFLLVKSHYEKLRDWFHDHAGFSLIVTRSFAKLEKIPGSWQPWMRIETFHGPRDYALFAYGLWYLEGRGEAEQFLLSEMVDAIREHLLSLDVNLDWTLYEHRLSMARALKKLRELDVLVAVEGEESDWAREGGNHNVLYEASPMARYVLRRFPKDLTAYQSMEELIAPADQLLPAAADPGTGSDVQVRRQKIFRRLIQEPVVYDWQWPDEERRYVQTQRSWLIEQMRNMLNLEGRRFREGLLFTWTDVTGEMELFPTLAGESDLLMLLAGEIRRILHKNPGIFEKDEQGNLLLTRAEFEGILSRSKEYHGDYWSKGHREKTSSLLADELIAHLREWNLGMQEGVHIVKLYPAFMRWNGTYDWKGQAE; this is translated from the coding sequence GTGAGGCGAATCCGCAAGATGGCAGGCGGCACGCAGGAACGGCTGAGAGCAGAGTTGCAGCAGGCTGCCCAGGCGCTTTTAAACCGGCCCTGGATTACGAAGCGGAAAGATCCGGAGATGTTTTTGTTGGTCAAGAGTCATTATGAGAAATTGCGGGATTGGTTTCATGACCATGCCGGTTTTTCCCTGATCGTTACACGCAGTTTTGCCAAGTTGGAGAAAATTCCCGGTTCCTGGCAACCGTGGATGCGAATCGAAACCTTTCACGGCCCCAGGGATTACGCTCTGTTTGCATATGGACTGTGGTACCTGGAAGGCCGGGGAGAAGCGGAACAATTTTTGCTGTCTGAGATGGTCGACGCCATCCGCGAACACCTGCTGTCTTTGGATGTGAATCTGGACTGGACTCTTTACGAACATCGCCTGTCGATGGCCCGGGCGTTAAAGAAATTGAGGGAGTTGGACGTGCTCGTGGCTGTGGAAGGGGAGGAATCGGATTGGGCCCGCGAAGGAGGCAATCATAACGTGTTGTACGAGGCTTCCCCGATGGCGCGGTATGTGCTTCGCAGGTTTCCGAAAGATCTGACGGCCTACCAATCCATGGAGGAATTGATTGCCCCTGCTGATCAGCTTCTCCCGGCGGCCGCTGATCCGGGAACCGGTTCAGATGTGCAGGTCAGAAGACAGAAGATTTTTCGCCGGTTGATTCAGGAACCCGTTGTATATGACTGGCAGTGGCCGGACGAAGAGCGGAGGTATGTCCAGACCCAAAGATCCTGGTTGATCGAGCAGATGCGGAACATGTTGAACCTTGAGGGGCGGCGGTTCCGGGAAGGATTGTTGTTCACCTGGACGGATGTGACCGGGGAAATGGAACTGTTCCCGACTCTGGCAGGGGAGTCGGATCTGTTGATGCTGCTGGCGGGTGAGATTCGCCGGATTTTGCACAAAAACCCCGGTATCTTTGAGAAAGACGAACAGGGCAATTTGCTGTTGACAAGAGCCGAGTTTGAGGGGATTCTGAGCCGGTCGAAAGAGTACCACGGGGATTACTGGAGCAAGGGACACCGTGAGAAGACGAGCAGTTTGCTCGCGGATGAACTGATCGCCCACTTGCGGGAGTGGAATTTGGGCATGCAAGAAGGAGTCCATATTGTCAAACTTTATCCGGCATTCATGCGCTGGAACGGAACATACGACTGGAAGGGGCAGGCCGAATAA